Proteins from a single region of Hydra vulgaris chromosome 12, alternate assembly HydraT2T_AEP:
- the LOC124808033 gene encoding axotactin, whose amino-acid sequence MILYFIFKRKFVIAFICFFIKNVSANRALKNNNKFTFINKNSSAIFVNTNWNENNEAFYFRLSSSGKDGNVLSVYDKLSTQRLHIKISNGKFNIIVEDQHYNIPGLTDFVIKIRRWYIIKLFQLNAALKLELNNQTVLIANKKKKIFSKWESIHFGTNVVEGIFQGNSFIGCIDIPQSESLLFKISNLIQEGCVNACLIQSCHNGGRCINYYDHVVCDCFGTGFKGIACEIEHPTIYFDGKSYVTFKGNKNLEGEIKILTQFKTMSEGVILATNFKKSIIIIEVYNGNVYCRGNAAGGSVSVKVGNFVLDEQWHYLSLVKHHQYIKIKLDRQIFTLLSIQNQDEIQFNKEQEYFYIGGVGNPQNMTHSLSKKYFKGCLKHNIFNSNDKIVKTVWSDLGYELFNNVTQC is encoded by the exons ATGATTTTgtactttattttcaaaagaaagtttgtaattgcatttatatgttttttcattaaaaatgtgTCTGCCAACAGAGctttgaaaaacaacaacaaatttacatttattaacaaaaattcatCTGCTATATTTGTCAATACAAACTGGAATGAAAACAACGAGGCATTCTATTTTAGACTGTCAAGTAGTGGAAAAGATGGCAATGTATTGTCAGTTTATGACAAACTCAGTACACAAAGACTgcatattaaaatatcaaatggAAAATTTAATATCATTGTTGAAGATCAACATTATAACATTCCTGGTTTAACTgactttgtaataaaaataaggaGATGGTACATTATAAAGCTATTTCAGTTAAATGCAGCCTTAAAATTAGAACTTAACAACCAAACTGTattaattgcaaataaaaaaaagaagattttttctAAATGGGAGTCCATACATTTTGGCACAAATGTTGTTGAAGGCATATTCCAAGGTAACAG TTTCATTGGCTGCATTGACATACCTCAAAGTGAAAGTCTGTTATTTAAGATATCTAATTTAATACAAGAAGGTTGTGTAAATGCTTGTTTAATTCAATCTTGTCATAACGGAGGTAGATGTATCAACTATTATGATCATGTAGTTTGTGACTGTTTTGGAACAGGCTTCAAGGGAATTGCATGTGAAATCg AGCATCCAACTATTTATTTTGATGGTAAAAGTTACGTGACATTTaaaggaaacaaaaatttagaaGGAGAAATAAAAATTCTCACGCAATTTAAGACTATGTCAGAAGGAGTAATTTTAgcgacaaattttaaaaaaagtataattataattgaaGTATACAACGGAAACGTATATTGCAGAGGAAATGCAGCAGGag gttctgTCAGCGTAAAAGTTGGCAACTTTGTACTAGACGAGCAATGGCATTATTTATCCCTAGTAAAACATCaccaatatattaaaattaaactcgACAGACAAATATTCACTTTATTGTCCATTCAAAACCAAGACGAAATTCAATTTAACAAAGAGCAAGAATACTTTTATATTGGTGGAGTTGGCAATCCGCAAAATATGACGCATTcattaagcaaaaaatattttaaaggatgtcttaaacataatatttttaattcaaacgataaaattgttaaaacagtATGGAGTGATCTTGGATATGAATTATTTAACAACGTAACGCaatgctaa